The proteins below come from a single Chitinophaga pinensis DSM 2588 genomic window:
- a CDS encoding RagB/SusD family nutrient uptake outer membrane protein: MKRLYIYCLMATGLFLLTSCMKDWLDREPRTILSDEQVWNDPKQIVALLANFYDRIPAESGLTDVNNEGADGRLFQWRNLANYDEGMWSGQSNEDGRNNITSYGYDSWYLWNYTYIRDINLALENIEKYGIKLSDASKKQYSAELRFLRALNYFNLVKRLGGVPLVTKQLVYDYSGNVESLQQPRAKESEVYDFIASEVDAIKDLIGNDGSTTRANKYTALALKSRAMLYAGSLAKYNGLMAAPITTAGGEVGIPAGMANGYYQKALDASKEIINSGPYALYKNNPDLGENFYEAVTKKANNREAIFVKDFLLPTRKHVFSYDNIARGIREDNLGSSSVVPSLNLVEAYEYKDGTNGALKTRTADNTDYIYYNNVADIFSNKDARLYGTIIYPGTSFKSLPVSIQAGVLVWNAGRNAYDIVEGSDLGTTYSDGKLLTGTSGPHRSIQEVSNTGFYLRKFIDANDKTSTRGVQSDVWWVWFRLGEIYLNAGEAAFELGQTGNALLYINALRERAGFGPNSLTTLTIDRIRNERRVELAFEDHRLWDLKRWRTADKVWNGSTSSPDAMIYALYPYRVIRPGDAARDGKYVFVKMVAPRFRAPRFFRLGNYYTAINQSVLNNNPKIVKNPFH, encoded by the coding sequence ATGAAACGACTTTATATATACTGCCTGATGGCAACGGGACTGTTCCTGCTGACCAGTTGTATGAAAGACTGGCTCGACAGAGAACCACGCACCATCCTCTCAGACGAGCAGGTATGGAATGATCCTAAACAGATCGTCGCATTGCTGGCGAATTTTTATGACAGGATACCTGCAGAGAGCGGGTTGACCGATGTCAATAATGAAGGCGCCGATGGCCGGCTTTTTCAGTGGCGTAATCTGGCGAACTATGACGAGGGGATGTGGAGTGGTCAATCTAATGAAGATGGCCGCAATAACATCACTTCTTATGGTTATGACAGCTGGTATCTCTGGAATTACACTTACATCAGGGATATCAACCTGGCGTTGGAAAATATCGAGAAATATGGCATAAAGCTGTCCGATGCTTCAAAGAAACAATATTCCGCTGAATTACGTTTCCTGCGCGCATTGAATTATTTCAACCTGGTAAAACGGTTAGGCGGCGTACCCCTTGTAACCAAACAACTGGTGTATGATTATTCCGGTAATGTGGAGAGTCTTCAGCAACCACGTGCAAAGGAATCGGAGGTGTATGATTTCATTGCTTCGGAAGTAGATGCGATTAAAGACCTGATCGGCAATGACGGTAGTACTACCCGCGCCAACAAATACACCGCACTTGCATTAAAGAGCAGGGCGATGTTATATGCGGGATCACTGGCAAAGTATAACGGTCTTATGGCCGCGCCTATTACCACTGCAGGTGGAGAAGTGGGTATTCCCGCTGGTATGGCGAATGGCTATTATCAGAAAGCCCTGGATGCATCCAAAGAAATCATCAACAGTGGTCCTTATGCTTTGTATAAGAACAATCCGGATCTGGGAGAAAACTTCTATGAAGCGGTGACCAAGAAGGCGAATAACAGGGAAGCGATCTTTGTGAAAGACTTCCTGTTGCCCACCCGCAAGCATGTGTTTTCTTATGACAATATTGCCCGTGGTATCAGAGAGGACAACCTGGGCTCTTCTTCTGTGGTGCCTTCGCTGAACCTGGTGGAGGCTTATGAATACAAAGACGGAACAAATGGGGCGTTGAAGACACGTACTGCTGATAATACAGACTATATCTACTACAACAATGTAGCTGATATCTTCAGCAATAAAGATGCGCGTCTGTATGGTACGATTATCTATCCGGGTACGTCGTTTAAGAGTTTGCCGGTATCTATTCAGGCGGGCGTACTTGTATGGAACGCGGGTCGTAATGCCTATGATATCGTGGAGGGCAGCGATCTGGGTACCACTTACAGCGATGGTAAACTGCTGACAGGTACTTCTGGTCCGCACCGCTCTATACAGGAAGTATCCAATACAGGATTCTATCTGCGTAAGTTTATCGATGCGAATGATAAGACGAGTACCCGTGGCGTACAGAGTGATGTATGGTGGGTATGGTTCCGTCTGGGAGAGATTTATCTGAACGCGGGGGAGGCGGCATTTGAGCTGGGACAGACAGGCAATGCGCTGCTTTATATCAATGCACTGCGCGAAAGAGCAGGTTTTGGGCCTAATAGTCTGACGACACTGACGATCGATCGGATCCGCAATGAGCGCAGGGTAGAACTGGCGTTCGAAGATCACCGTTTATGGGATCTCAAACGCTGGAGAACGGCGGATAAGGTATGGAATGGCAGTACTTCCAGTCCGGATGCGATGATCTACGCCTTGTATCCTTATCGTGTGATCCGTCCGGGAGATGCTGCGAGAGACGGCAAGTATGTATTTGTGAAGATGGTAGCGCCCCGTTTCAGAGCACCCCGCTTTTTCCGGCTGGGGAACTACTATACAGCGATCAATCAATCTGTGCTGAACAATAATCCGAAGATTGTAAAAAATCCATTCCATTAA
- a CDS encoding DUF3823 domain-containing protein, translated as MIRLISSYVITLLLLVLVNGCKKDNYEKPSSLLSGKVVYDKEAVGLRSNGVQLELWQHGFELFTKIPVYVAQDGTFSASLFNGSYKLVRLPGNGPWVNNIDSIDVTVNGNTVIEVPVQPYFVIKNATISKSGTTVTGTFSIVKVANGGTLESVALFVGKTNIVDAVNNLGSAAVNGSDITDINAPVTVTLTIPGSLSGQSFFFARVSVKTAGVAEHIYSQPIKIE; from the coding sequence ATGATCAGATTAATATCGTCATACGTCATTACACTGTTACTGCTGGTACTGGTGAATGGCTGTAAGAAAGACAACTACGAAAAGCCGTCTTCCCTGCTTTCCGGTAAAGTCGTATATGACAAAGAAGCAGTAGGCCTTCGTTCGAATGGTGTGCAGCTGGAGCTCTGGCAACATGGTTTTGAGCTGTTCACGAAAATACCTGTCTACGTGGCACAGGACGGTACTTTTTCTGCCTCGTTATTCAATGGCAGTTATAAGCTGGTCCGCCTGCCGGGTAACGGACCATGGGTGAATAATATCGACTCTATTGACGTTACCGTCAATGGCAATACCGTAATAGAAGTACCTGTGCAGCCTTACTTTGTGATCAAAAACGCGACGATCAGTAAATCAGGTACGACGGTGACGGGTACGTTCTCTATAGTGAAAGTTGCTAATGGGGGTACACTTGAATCAGTAGCATTGTTTGTCGGCAAGACCAATATTGTTGATGCTGTAAACAATCTGGGCTCTGCGGCGGTCAACGGGAGCGATATTACTGATATCAACGCGCCTGTTACTGTCACTCTGACAATTCCAGGCAGTCTTTCGGGACAGTCATTTTTCTTTGCACGCGTAAGTGTCAAGACAGCAGGCGTTGCGGAGCATATTTACTCGCAACCCATTAAAATTGAATAG